In the genome of Carassius carassius chromosome 47, fCarCar2.1, whole genome shotgun sequence, one region contains:
- the LOC132130553 gene encoding embryonic polyadenylate-binding protein-like isoform X3 — MLYDEALLNKALERALTALTSLDSSEPVSHTDDAASVSFDSLGEQLFDLVDLYNTGHTQKITGMLLEQKKGTVLQLLPDHSLLEEQVKIALKTLQEQGDKATDVSDSSDPEEVESIGEMLFNIVHQLDPTHCADITGMLLEMDSETLKQILSDRSMLEIAFQRAKSALEGALNPTHTEMSE, encoded by the exons ATGTTGTATGATGAagctctgctgaataaagcactggAAAGAGCACTGACCGCTCTCACGTCATTGGACAGCAG TGAACCTGTGTCCCACACTGATGATGCGGCGTCTGTGTCCTTCGACTCTCTGGGTGAACAGCTGTTTGACCTCGTTGACCTCTATAACACTGGACACACACAGAAAATAACAG GCATGTTATTGGAGCAGAAGAAGGGGACGGTGCTTCAGCTGCTGCCAGATCATTCGCTTCTCGAGGAACAAGTCAAGATCGCCTTAAAAACCTTGCAGGA GCAGGGTGACAAGGCGACAGATGTGAGTGACAGCTCTGATCCAGAGGAAGTGGAATCCATTGGTGAGATGCTTTTCAATATTGTGCATCAGTTAGACCCCACCCACTGCGCTGACATCACTG GGATGCTGCTGGAAATGGATTCTGAAACGCTGAAACAGATTCTGTCTGACCGGAGCATGTTGGAAATCGCATTTCAAAGAGCAAAAAGTGCACTG GAGGGCGCTTTGAACCCAACACATACAGAAATGTCAGAATGA